The following proteins are co-located in the Solea solea chromosome 21, fSolSol10.1, whole genome shotgun sequence genome:
- the si:ch73-127m5.2 gene encoding uncharacterized protein si:ch73-127m5.2 has protein sequence MDPSARVVGLDAQGNMVFTVVKPVMGIFQVSSEQAGSVVHGGIDLQGLSDSTLVLPQLQDQAPLDQNQVEMHNMQPHIPPQMQVSAPIQDKDVPQNQELPPNSSTNTASRTQMPFAEVSSLLDPNMKGSKARKYLISYDEIKRRLQAPEKMSLRSLAAYTRVSRGPASKKTLQESLNVLGLTPSTTTSVSSSFSKLTEGDTKALCEDMKDFAHDYIDYGNMAKQLIPETNTVQHWSKIIETKNHLEDMRKCFKDPVNSGAFDNVTHGLGLGMLDEALDMIVMVIEQQIRILSGAAASDPSDSGPPMRRIRRRHRKAHLNDTQKPQKVSVGGKDQGKIISKGKGRGKARKKIRHESAAVAPVETQTEHCKPDDVQRNVLMLTLGYETVSSGVNGAGAV, from the exons ATGGACCCATCAGCAAGGGTGGTGGGTCTGGATGCCCAGGGGAACATGGTCTTCACGGTGGTGAAACCAGTTATGGGCATCTTTCAGGTTTCTTCAGAGCAAGCTGGTAGTGTAGTACACGGGGGCATAGACCTGCAGGGTTTATCTGACAGCACACTGGTCTTGCCTCAACTGCAGGACCAGGCTCCACTAGATCAGAACCAGGTGGAAATGCACAACATGCAGCCTCACATCCCACCCCAGATGCAGGTTTCTGCACCTATCCAGGATAAGGATGTGCCTCAGAATCAGGAGCTGCCACCAAACTcaagcacaaacacagcgtCTAGGACCCAGATGCCCTTTGCCGAGGTGTCGTCCCTCCTGGATCCCAACATGAAAGGATCCAAGGCTC GGAAGTATCTTATCTCATATGATGAAATTAAGCGGCGCCTGCAGGCCCCAGAGAAAATGTCACTGCGCTCTTTGGCAGCGTACACTCGGGTCAGCAGAGGTCCAGCCAGCAAGAAAACATTACAGGAGTCACTTAATGTCCTCGGCCTCACACCAAGCACAACTACCTCTGTATCCTCCTCGTTCTCCAAACTCACTGAAG gCGACACCAAGGCTTTATGTGAGGATATGAAAGATTTTGCCCACGACTACATTGACTACGGCAACATGGCTAAACAGCTCATCCCTGAGACAAACACAGTCCAACACTGGTCCAAAATTATTGAAACtaa gaATCACCTTGAGGACATGAGAAAATGTTTCAAGGACCCGGTCAACAGTGGCGCCTTTGACAACGTTACTCACGGCCTCGGCCTGGGAATGTTAGATGAGGCTCTGGACATGATCGTTATGGTCATCGAGCAGCAGATCCGCATCTTATCTGGTGCAGCGGCGTCAGACCCAAGTGATTCTGGTCCGCCAATGCGACGTATCCGTCGCCGCCACCGCAAAGCCCACTTAAATGACACCCAGAAACCGCAAAAGGTTTCTGTGGGGGGGAAAGACCAAGGAAAGATCATCTCAAAAGGCAAGGGGCGAGGCAAAGCCAGGAAGAAAATCAGACACGAGAGTGCAGCTGTTGCTCCAGTAGAAACCCAGACGGAGCACTGCAAACCAGATGATGTGCAGCGCAACGTCCTTATGCTTACTCTTGGATATGAGACTGTTTCCAGTGGTGTCAATGGAGCCGGAGCGGTTTGA